The following is a genomic window from Mycoplasma bradburyae.
TTAGCTGGTTTAGTATCTATTAATTCGAATTTAGCATTAATCTTATTTTCTTTTAGATAGTTAATAATACCATTCTTAACATCATCAGTAGTATAAGTTACAGGTACTCTTAAATTCGTATTAACATAAATCATATCATCTTTAGTAAAGATTGTACCGATGTTAGCAGTAACTTCACCAGAGAAATCATTAAAACCTTTTAACGCAGTGTTTAGAGCGTAATGATTATCAAAGTAATTATCATTAATATACTTAATTAAATCATGATTATCGTCAAATACCTTACCGTATGATTTCAAGGCATTAACGATCGCATTAATTCCTTTGTTTGGTTGAGAACCATGCGAAGCGACACCAATATATTCAACACCATCGTTAAGTAATTGTTTGTTGTGATTATCTTGATAATCCATCAATTTTTTATTGTCACTTGTTGAGATTTTGCAATAATCAGCAATTTGATTAATTACACTTCCTCCATTAATTATTAGTTTATTTTCAGAATTGAAAATTAAACTAAAATCGTAGATTAGTTTTTCAGTGCTTATTACTGGTCATTGACCATCTGGCGTAAATCCGAAATCAAACTGACCATGTTCTTTGATATAGTGCTTCATGCTATCCATATCAGTTTCTTCGCTAAGACCAAAGATTATTCTTATTGTTCAATTAGGATCAATTAAATTATGGTCAAGTAAGTATTTCATTACATATAAACTGATAATACTAGGTCCTTTGTCATCAAGAGTTCCTCTAGCAATAATACTATTGTTTTTAATGATCGGTTCAAACGCTGAAGTGTTTCATTGTTCAACTAAACCTTCAGATACCACATCAAGATGACACATGATGCCAAATAATTTAGAGCCATTACCGATTTCGCAATAACCATAACGGTTATTTTGATCTTTATAAATTCTAAAGTCAAGTGATTTAGCTAAATTTAAAACATAGTTTAAAGCATCATCAAGATCTTTTCCATAAGGTAGTTTAGGGTCGTTTGATTTAAATGAAACAGAAGGTATTGCGCAAAGATTTTTAATATCCTCAATAATTAAATTTAATTCTTTATCTGTTAATGGGTATTTTTTGAACATTGTTTTATTTATCACTATTAAATTATATAAATTTAGTCATAAATGACTAAATAAGTTTAAAAAGAAAATAAAAAAACACATCGCTAAATGATGTGTTTTTTTAGACTATATGATTTTAATGAATTAGTGAGGTAAGTCGATACCATTAACTCTTAATCAAATAATTTGAGATGGTTTAGCTAATTTAGAATAAGGACAAGTTTGGTGAGCTAGAGTCATTAATTCTTTAGCTTTAGATTCTTCTAAATCAACAGTTAAAGAGATGCCAACTCTAAGTTCGAAAGCCATAGGTTCATCTTGTTTGTGTAATTCAACAGTTACTTCAACTGGAGCTTCTTTAACATCAAGACCTAATTTACCAGCAACAGCAAAAACTGCTTGAGAATAACAACTAGCGTAACCAGCAGCAAATAATTGTTCAGGGTTGTATCTATCAGTGTGAGTACCACCCATAGCTTTAGGGAATCCTAGGTTTAAAGAAAGTTGTCCGTCAGTTGTTTGAACTAAACCTTCGCGTCCAGCTTTAGCTTTAGCAGTTGATTCATATACCTTGTTAAACATATTTTTATTTTCTTGTTATTAATTTTTATAGATAAATTATAAAGCATACTTATAAAAAAAGTTTTTTAAAGCATACTTTAAAAAAGTGATCCAAAAGGGTTTTTATTTGATTTAATCATACGACCCATTTCTTCCATCTTACTAGATGCGTTTTGCCAGTCTTTTAATAACTTATTAAGTTCTTCAACCTTACGACCTGATCCTTTGACGATTCTAGCTTTTCTTGAAGGTTCTCTTATTATTAATTTAGGATTTCTTCTTTCTTTTAATGTCATAGATGACATTAAAATTTTTCAAATTCTTATTTTTGAAGTTGCTTCTTCTACTTTTTCATCGCTGATCTTATTAGCAAAACCAGGTAACATTTTAATAATTGATCCTAAACCACCCATTTTAGATATAGATTGAGTTTGTTGTAATAAATCCTCTAAATCCATACGACCTGAAAGCATTTTTTCAAATGTTTTCATTGTTGATTTTTCATCAAATACTTCGGTAGCTTTTTCAGCTAAAGTCATGACGTCACCAAAACCAAGGATTCTATCAGCTATTCTTTCAGGGTGGAATAATTCAATTGCATCTAATTTTTCACCACTAGTTGATAACTTAATAGGTACATTAAGAATTGATGTTAATGATAAAGCAGCACCAGCTCTAGCGTCACTATCAAGTTTGGTAATAATAATCCCGCTTAGCTTTAAATAATTATTAAATTCAGTAGCAATATTTATAATTTCTTGACCAGATAATCCATCAACTACTAAGATAATTTCATCAGGATCAACGGCATTACGAATATTAACTAATTCGTTCATTAGTTCAACATTAGTTTGTAATCGTCCAGCAGTATCATAAATGATAACGTCACAATTTTTTTCTTTAGCAACATCAATCGAATTCTTAGCAGTCTTAACTGGATCACTTAAACCTTCATTATAAAAAGGCATGCTGATCTGATTGGCTAAAGTATTTAATTGATCAATAGCGGCAGGACGATAAACGTCTAATCCAACTAATAAGCTATTCTTTTGTTTTTGTTTGTTTATATATTTAGCTAACTTAGCTACAGTAGTAGTTTTACCAGCCCCTTGAAGACCTACCATCATAATCTTTGATAATTTCTTATCAATGCTTAATGGTTGATTAGATTTACCTAAGATATTAACTAATTCATCTTTAATAATTTTTAAAAAATAAGCTTGAACATCAGTTGATTTATCAATTGATTGTCCTATTGTTTTTTCTTTAATTGATTTGATGAATGTCTTAACAACGTTAATATTAACGTCAGCATCTAATAGTGCAATGCGGATCTCGCGTAAGACTTCTGTTAGGTCTTCTTCTTTTATTGTTTGAGCTATTAATCGCTTCTTTAAAGATTTAGCGACAATAGATGAAATCATTGATTTAAACATATTTGATTATTATTTTCAAATTACTACAAAGTAATTTTTTTTACCTTTTTTAATAACAGTTAGTTTTTTATCCTTACTAGGTGTATAAACGGTTTCTGGATTATCAACCTTAATATCATCAATTTGAATTGATCCTTGAGATATTAATTCTCTCAGAATTCGTTTAGAATCAGCTACTTTAGCTTGTAACAATAAATCGATTATTTTATAGGATTGGTTAAGATCAAGTTCAACTTTATCAAAGTTAGCAAAAACCACGAGTTTTTCTTGATCAGATAATTCCTTGATTTTGTTTTCAAATAAAGCTCTGTTCATTTTGTAAACATTATCTAAATGTTCTTGAGAATGAATTAATTTAATTAAGTAATCAGCTAAATATCTTTGACCAATTCTTGCTTTTTTATCTTCCTTATGAGCTTTGATGATTTCTTCGATTTTTTCAAGTGATTCTTCTAGAGCGTATCGGTAAATTAAATCAACAATAAACTCATCATCTTGGTTGTAAATGTATTGTCAAATTTCGTAAGGATGAGTTAGATTTTCATCTAAATATAGCGCACCTTTTTCAGATTTACCGAATTTGTTACCATTAGAATTTAGTAATAAATTAAAAGTTAAACCGCAAAGATATTTAGTTTGCTCTTCATCATACTTTTTCTTGATTAGATCAATTCCGGTAGTTATATTACCTCACTGATCTGATCCGCCACATTGAACTTGAACATCGTATTTTTCAAATAGATGCAAGAAGTCGTTACCTTGAATTAGGTTGTAAGAAAATTCTGCATATGAAATCCCGTTTTCAATTCTTGATCTAATAAACTCTTTATCTAATAAATATGAAACATTAATTAATTTCCCTACATCTCTAAGAAAACTTAAAAAATTCATATTCTTATAGAATTCGATATTATTAATAATTGTTGCGTTTGTATAACGTTCTAATTGAGCTTGAATTTTCTTAGCATTATCAGCAATTACTTGAGAATCTTGAATTTTTCTTTCAGAAGCTTTGCCGCTAGGATCACCAATTAAACCAGTAGCACCACCTAAAATGGCGTAAGTTTTAAATCCAATTTTTTTAAAGTATTTAAGAGTAATGATCGGTATTAAGTTTCCTAAATGGAGAGATTGACCACTTGGATCAAAACCAACATAAACCCCCTTTTCGTGTTCTAATGCTAATTTAAGTTTTTCTTCATTAGAAATTTGTTTTATTATATTTCGTTTTTTTAATTCTGCGATGATGTCCATAGATTTGATTATTAATTAAATTGTGTTTTGTATTAATCGATAAAAAAGATGATTATTATCTCTTAAAATAATTCAAAAACTTTGCAATTTATTTTTATGTTTTTGTTCGATTTTATCGATAATTTTTATTTTTAATAAAAATGGATTTATTAAAGTTTTAGTACTTTTTTAATTAACTCTATAAGTTAATTTTAATATGATAAATCTTCGTAAATTGGATGTTTATCTAGTAGTTTTTTAACTTCTTTTTTAATTTTATTAATAATGTCTTTATTTCCTTTAGATTTAATGATTTGATCAATTCAATCAGATATTTGAATAAAATCATTTTGATCTAAGTTTCTTGTAGTCATAGCAGCTGTTCCTAATCTAATACCACTTGGATTAGTAGGTTTGTTGCTATCATATGGAATCGTGTTTTTATTAACTACGATTCCTGCTTCATATAATCAATTTTCTACTAAATCACCAGTTAAATTAAATTTAGAGAATAGGTCAATAGTAAATAAATGATTATCTGTTCCGTTAGCTATTATTTTGTAACCTTTTTTAATAAAAGCATCACAAAAGGCTTTATTATTATCAATTACATTCTTAATATATGTTTTAAATTCAGGTTGTAATGCTTCTTCAAAAGCAATTGCTTTAGCAGCAATTACATGCACTAAAGGTCCACCTAATTCACCGGGGAATACAGCGCTGTCAATTTTCTTAATTAACTCTTCTTTATTGGTTAAGATAACTCCTCCTCTAGGTCCTCTTAAAGTTTTATGAGTTGTACTTGTAACGATATCGCAATAAGGAATCGGATTTTGATGATAACCTGTGACAATTAAACCAGCAATATGAGCAACATCAGCCATTAAGTAAGCACCTACTTGATCTGCGATTTCTTTAAATTTTTTAAAATCAATAAAACGTGAATAATTAGATGCTCCACAAACAATTAATTTTGGTTTAATTTCTAGCGCTTTTTTTAATATTTCATTGTAATCTAATAAATGCGTATTTTTATCTACATTATAGTGATAAAAATCGTATATTTTTCCGGAAAAATTTACTTTAGAACCGTGAGTCAAATGACCGCCATCATTAAGACCCATAGCAAGCACCTTATCGCCCGGTTTTAATAATGCTAAATAAGCAGCAGAATTAGCTGTTGATCCTGAATGTGGTTGAACGTTAGCATGCTTTGCGCCAAATAATTTTTTTAACTTTTCGATTGCAAGTGATTCAATTTGATCTACAAATTCACATCCACCATAATATCTTTTATTAGGTGTACCTTCTGCATACTTATTAGTTAGAATTGATCCAGTAGCTTTTAATACGTTTTTAGAAACATAGTTTTCTGAAGCAATCAATTCAATGTGGTCTTTTTGTCTTTGTAATTCCTTATTTATAAGATTAATAATATCCATAATTTACAACCTGCATATTTAATAACATTGTTTATTATAAATAAAGAATTGTTTATTCATAAATAAAGAATATTTGTGATAAAATTATTATGCTTTATGTAGTTTAGTGGCTTCTAAACTATATTTTACAATGGGACCTCAAAACAAAGGTTTATTTTTTTTAAATATTAAAAGGTAATTAATAATGCAAAAAACAACAATGCAAAAGCCAGTTGTTGCAACAAAAAACCGTAAGTGATATTTGGTAGATGCTTCAGGTTTAGTGTTAGGGAGATTAGCAGTTAAGGCTGCTAACTTGCTAAGAGGTAAAAACAAACCTGATTTCACTCCTAATGTTGATTGTGGTGATTATTTAATCATATTAAATAGTGATAAAGTTGTTTTGACTGGTAACAAATTAGATGGTGAAAAGTGATACCGTCATTCAAACTACATGGGTGGAATTAAATCACGTACAGGTCGTGAAATGGTTGAACACTATTCTGACCAATTAGTTTATGATGCAATTAGAAAAATGCTTCCTAAGAACCGTTTAGCTAAGGATATGCTTCGTAAATTAAAAATTTACAAAGATGGTAAGCATGAGCACGATGCTCAACAACCTACAACATTAGATTGGAGTAAATAATGGCTACTACGACTTTTAAAGGATTAGGTAGAAGAAAATCTTCAACTGCTATAGTTAAATTAACTCCAGGTTCTGGAAAATTAATTATTAACAATAGAAAAGCAGAAGAATATTTTCCTAATAAGATCGTTATTCAAGATATGCGTCAACCATTAGAACTTACTAAAACATCTGAATTATACGATATCAATGTTGTAGTTTCTGGTGGTGGATTTACTGGACAAGCTGGTGCTATTCGTTTAGGGATTGCAAGAGCTTTAGTTAGCATGAATCCTGATCTTAAAAAACAATTAAAACAACACAAACTAGTAACTCGTGATGCTCGTGTTAAAGAACGTAAAAAATTCGGTCTTTATGGTGCGAGAAGAGCTCCTCAATTTACTAAACGTTAAGATAATAAAATCCCTTTATATGGGGTTTTATTTTTATATGTAAGCATTTTTTTATGTATACTCGAAGCAAAACTAAGAAAGTTTTTGTAGGTAATGTTCAGATCGGCGGGCAAGATAAAATTGTCTTGCAATCAATGACTATCGCTAAAACTAAAAATGTTTCAAAAAGTTTAAAAGAAATTAATGATTTGGTTAAAGAAGGGGCTGATCTAGTTAGAATAGCTGTGTTTGACGATGCTGATAAAAAAGCGATTAGAAAAGTTGTTGAAAAATCTCCTTGTCCAATCATTGCTGATATTCACTTCAACCCAGATTATGCGATAGCTGCGATTAAATCTGGTTGCAAAAAAATCAGATTAAACCCAGGAAACATTAAATCTAAAGAAAAGTTAAAAGAGATTTGTGTTTTAGCAAAGCAACATAATGTACCGATTCGAGTTGGTGTTAACTCTGGTTCAATTCCTTCGGATTTGATGAGAGAATACGGAGTTAGCGCTAAAGCAATGATTATAGCAGCTCAAAGATATGTTCGTATGCTAAAGCGATTTGATTTTGATGATATCGTGATTTCATTAAAAACATCAAGCGCTATGCTAAGTATGGAAGTGTACGAATTAGGTGCTAAAAAATTTAATTATCCAATGCATTTAGGGATAACTGAAGCTGGTACTTTAATTAATGGTACGATTAAATCAGTGGCAGGTTTAACTCCCTTATTATTAAAAGGTATTGGTGATACGATTAGAATTTCTTTATCAACAAATCCAGTTGATGAAATCAAAGTAGCCAAAAAAATGCTTAATTCGCTCGGTTTGTATGATAATCTAGTTGATGTTGTTGCTTGTCCAACTTGTGGGAGATTAAACTTTGACTTATTCAAAGTTGTAAACGAGGTTGAAAAATTTGTAAAAGATTTAAATTTTCCCTTAAAAGTATCAATTTTAGGTTGTTCAGTTAATGGCCCAGGTGAAGCTAAAGAAGCTGATATTGGTATTGCTGGTGGTAAGGAAGAAGGAATCATTTTTAAAAAAGGAATCGTAATAAAATCTGTAAAACAAGAATATTTAGTTGACGAATTAAAAAAAATGATTTTAGAAGAATATGATTTATTTAAGAATAGAAATAATAAATAATAATTAAAAGAGAGTAACAAATATGAAAAACTTTATTTTTAATCATCCGTTAATTTCAGATAAATTATCAAAAATGAGAGATGTTAATACGGATTACTATTTTTTCAAACAACTACTAACAGAAATTACAACATTAATGATGTATGAAGTTGGTAAGGATTATGAACTTGAAGAGATTACTGTAGAAACTCCTTTAACTAAAACACAAGCTAAAAAACTTAAACACAACTTTGTGATTGTTCCTATTCTAAGAGCTGGCCTTGGAATGGTTGATGGTGTTCATAACATTATTCCTACCGCAAGAGTAGGCCATATCGGTTTATATCGTGATGAAAAAACATTTAAACCTGTTGAATATTATTCAAAATTTCCTGCAACAATGAGTGATGCGCATGTTATTGTTTTAGATCCGATGCTAGCAACAGGCGCTTCAGTTGTTAAAGCAATTGAAATGATTAAAAAAATTAAACCTAAATCTATTAAATATATGGGATTATTAGGTGCTCCTGAAGGATTGAAAGTTCTAAATAATGAACATCCAGATGTTGATGTATATTTAGCTTGTTTAGATGAAAAACTAAATGATCATAACTACATCTACCCTGGACTTGGGGATGCTGGTGACCGAATTTTTGGTACTAAGTAATCTGGTAAACTTTATAATAATATGTTATTATTAGTTATTATCGATTTAGAGATTATAGATACTTCATTGATTTGTTTATAGATTTATTATAAAAAGGCTCTTCATCATTCAAATATAATGGCTTTTAATAAAAAAATCATAAAATGACCGTTTCTATTAGCGGGATTAACAGCTTTATCAACAACTGTTTCTTCATGTGCGTTATTTGATATATTTAATGACGTATATGGGTCTGGTTCTGTTAATGATAAAACTACTAATAAGAATCTAAGTGCAACATTACCTGTTGGTGATTATAAGAAAATATACGACATCACTTTTAGTTTGGAATTTAACAACTCAGGTGGATACAATCCTTCTAGACAAAAATCTAGCCCTGAAACTACTGGTGTTGAACGTAGTCGTGCTTACAGAGTATTTGGTACAGGATGATTATTTGACTGACAAAGTAATCCAGTGGATGAGAACGATCCAAACGCTAAATGAACTGGGTATTTTGCAACAAATTTACATGTTGCTGAAGCTCTATTAAATCCTAATGATAACAAACATTACAGACCGTCTTGATACGGGAATAGACAACCGCTATCAGGTGTTGATCAAACATTATATTTCAACTTAGGTAAATGGGATGAAGATTTAGCGGTTAAAAATAAACATGATGCTAAAACATTAACTTACGCCCCATTAAGCTCTTTACCTAAAACTGTATATACGGCTACTGAATTCTATAAAGAATCACCTGATTGGATTTCTACTATTAAAGAAGAAACTCCAGGGATTAGAGAATATATCGATTTCGCTGTTATTTCTATAACATTAAATCTTTCTTGAGAAAAAAGTGCTGATGGAAGAAAAATCTATAAATACAATGACGAACGTAAATTATACGAACGTTGAATTGTAAAAGCGATGGATACTGCTAAAAAAATTTGGAAAGGGAATTCTGACTTTTCTCAACCAGCTTCACCAAATAGGCGTAATGATGAATTAACTAATGAAAGTGTAGAAACTCCTGAAGGTAATTACAGTACAGGTTTTTTTGATCGTAATGACTACACAAGTGTTAATTCTGATCTTTCTAAACTAAATGTTTATTTAGGTGGTTATCCTTACTACAGTTCATGATCATCAACTCCACAATATACTAAGTATTCTGTTGATTTATCTAATGGTCGCAAGTTTCCTGTTAGCAGTGATCCTAAAGGTTCACCTGGATGAACAATCAACGCTTCTAATACAAATGATATTTCTGGTAAGAATATTGCGATTCATTCAGATTTAAGTGTTGCAGGTGGTATTAGAGGTGGTATTTATAACGCTGATATTGCTAAAAATTTCCAGCTAGTTTATCGTAATATTAAATACAAGCAATATGGTTATGGATACATAATTAAAGATTCCAACCTATCAGCTGGCTCATCTGGTTCTTTAGCATTAACTTCTAATAACAAAGCTTTAGGAATTTATTTTGGTACAGTTTCTGTTGATCAAAATACTGAAGCGAATTTTGGTTTAGTTGCTTCTTTATATAATCCAAGAAATATTACAGTAAGTGTTCAAACAAAGCCAACACAATTTGAAAACGATACAATCAGACCATACGATTTAATTTACGGAAATGAATATATGAAAAGTGATTATGGTTCATATATCAGTTCGGTTAAAACTCTTAAATTACCTACCACTAGATTATTGGCTAAAATGGTAGATGGTAATTACGAATCTGATCAAGATACTCCTAATAATGATAATGATAATGCAGCTAATGAATTAAATAGCAATAATTTATCAGCAAATGATACTGATGCTTGAAGAAATACTGCAAGTAAAAATCCAGATTCAGTAAAACAAAATCAACCAAACAATCAACCAGTAAATTCAAAACCATCTATAGATAATAATCCATCAAGAACCCCTGATAGAACTAATAATTCTAATCAAAACCCGCCTAGAACTACTAGACCTGTTTCTGGCATGAATGGAAATGATAAACAAACTTCACCAAAACCAGTACCTAGCAAGCCGAACTCTAAACCTACAAATGAACCAAGTAGTCAGCCAAATGGTGGTAGCAATAAACCAGCTCCTGAAGTGCCTAGCGGATTACCAACAGGATCTTTCCCAGGTTTATTAAATAATTTACCAAACGGCATTCCTCCAGGAACATTTCCTGCTGGAGTTGAGAATCTTAATCCTACTGATATAGCTGCTTTATTAGGATTGCTAGCTGGTAATGGTAAATCGGGATCTTCATTATCTGATCTATCAAACTTTTTTAAAAGATAAAAAACAAACTCGTATTAGTTGAATAACTAACCACGAGTTTTTTTATTGCTTTGCAACTAATAAAAAACATATATGAAAATTT
Proteins encoded in this region:
- a CDS encoding Sapep family Mn(2+)-dependent dipeptidase, with product MFKKYPLTDKELNLIIEDIKNLCAIPSVSFKSNDPKLPYGKDLDDALNYVLNLAKSLDFRIYKDQNNRYGYCEIGNGSKLFGIMCHLDVVSEGLVEQWNTSAFEPIIKNNSIIARGTLDDKGPSIISLYVMKYLLDHNLIDPNWTIRIIFGLSEETDMDSMKHYIKEHGQFDFGFTPDGQWPVISTEKLIYDFSLIFNSENKLIINGGSVINQIADYCKISTSDNKKLMDYQDNHNKQLLNDGVEYIGVASHGSQPNKGINAIVNALKSYGKVFDDNHDLIKYINDNYFDNHYALNTALKGFNDFSGEVTANIGTIFTKDDMIYVNTNLRVPVTYTTDDVKNGIINYLKENKINAKFELIDTKPAKNFDLNSPLLKLMLDCYEFTTNKKDPQPKIIGGGTYAKLVDNCVAFGPAEDSVLMHAPNECITFDEIKVCYEVYINAIINLIKTLNQN
- a CDS encoding Ohr family peroxiredoxin, giving the protein MFNKVYESTAKAKAGREGLVQTTDGQLSLNLGFPKAMGGTHTDRYNPEQLFAAGYASCYSQAVFAVAGKLGLDVKEAPVEVTVELHKQDEPMAFELRVGISLTVDLEESKAKELMTLAHQTCPYSKLAKPSQIIWLRVNGIDLPH
- the ffh gene encoding signal recognition particle protein, producing MISSIVAKSLKKRLIAQTIKEEDLTEVLREIRIALLDADVNINVVKTFIKSIKEKTIGQSIDKSTDVQAYFLKIIKDELVNILGKSNQPLSIDKKLSKIMMVGLQGAGKTTTVAKLAKYINKQKQKNSLLVGLDVYRPAAIDQLNTLANQISMPFYNEGLSDPVKTAKNSIDVAKEKNCDVIIYDTAGRLQTNVELMNELVNIRNAVDPDEIILVVDGLSGQEIINIATEFNNYLKLSGIIITKLDSDARAGAALSLTSILNVPIKLSTSGEKLDAIELFHPERIADRILGFGDVMTLAEKATEVFDEKSTMKTFEKMLSGRMDLEDLLQQTQSISKMGGLGSIIKMLPGFANKISDEKVEEATSKIRIWKILMSSMTLKERRNPKLIIREPSRKARIVKGSGRKVEELNKLLKDWQNASSKMEEMGRMIKSNKNPFGSLF
- the tyrS gene encoding tyrosine--tRNA ligase, with amino-acid sequence MDIIAELKKRNIIKQISNEEKLKLALEHEKGVYVGFDPSGQSLHLGNLIPIITLKYFKKIGFKTYAILGGATGLIGDPSGKASERKIQDSQVIADNAKKIQAQLERYTNATIINNIEFYKNMNFLSFLRDVGKLINVSYLLDKEFIRSRIENGISYAEFSYNLIQGNDFLHLFEKYDVQVQCGGSDQWGNITTGIDLIKKKYDEEQTKYLCGLTFNLLLNSNGNKFGKSEKGALYLDENLTHPYEIWQYIYNQDDEFIVDLIYRYALEESLEKIEEIIKAHKEDKKARIGQRYLADYLIKLIHSQEHLDNVYKMNRALFENKIKELSDQEKLVVFANFDKVELDLNQSYKIIDLLLQAKVADSKRILRELISQGSIQIDDIKVDNPETVYTPSKDKKLTVIKKGKKNYFVVIWK
- the glyA gene encoding serine hydroxymethyltransferase, whose amino-acid sequence is MDIINLINKELQRQKDHIELIASENYVSKNVLKATGSILTNKYAEGTPNKRYYGGCEFVDQIESLAIEKLKKLFGAKHANVQPHSGSTANSAAYLALLKPGDKVLAMGLNDGGHLTHGSKVNFSGKIYDFYHYNVDKNTHLLDYNEILKKALEIKPKLIVCGASNYSRFIDFKKFKEIADQVGAYLMADVAHIAGLIVTGYHQNPIPYCDIVTSTTHKTLRGPRGGVILTNKEELIKKIDSAVFPGELGGPLVHVIAAKAIAFEEALQPEFKTYIKNVIDNNKAFCDAFIKKGYKIIANGTDNHLFTIDLFSKFNLTGDLVENWLYEAGIVVNKNTIPYDSNKPTNPSGIRLGTAAMTTRNLDQNDFIQISDWIDQIIKSKGNKDIINKIKKEVKKLLDKHPIYEDLSY
- the rplM gene encoding 50S ribosomal protein L13; this encodes MQKTTMQKPVVATKNRKWYLVDASGLVLGRLAVKAANLLRGKNKPDFTPNVDCGDYLIILNSDKVVLTGNKLDGEKWYRHSNYMGGIKSRTGREMVEHYSDQLVYDAIRKMLPKNRLAKDMLRKLKIYKDGKHEHDAQQPTTLDWSK
- the rpsI gene encoding 30S ribosomal protein S9: MATTTFKGLGRRKSSTAIVKLTPGSGKLIINNRKAEEYFPNKIVIQDMRQPLELTKTSELYDINVVVSGGGFTGQAGAIRLGIARALVSMNPDLKKQLKQHKLVTRDARVKERKKFGLYGARRAPQFTKR
- the ispG gene encoding flavodoxin-dependent (E)-4-hydroxy-3-methylbut-2-enyl-diphosphate synthase, coding for MYTRSKTKKVFVGNVQIGGQDKIVLQSMTIAKTKNVSKSLKEINDLVKEGADLVRIAVFDDADKKAIRKVVEKSPCPIIADIHFNPDYAIAAIKSGCKKIRLNPGNIKSKEKLKEICVLAKQHNVPIRVGVNSGSIPSDLMREYGVSAKAMIIAAQRYVRMLKRFDFDDIVISLKTSSAMLSMEVYELGAKKFNYPMHLGITEAGTLINGTIKSVAGLTPLLLKGIGDTIRISLSTNPVDEIKVAKKMLNSLGLYDNLVDVVACPTCGRLNFDLFKVVNEVEKFVKDLNFPLKVSILGCSVNGPGEAKEADIGIAGGKEEGIIFKKGIVIKSVKQEYLVDELKKMILEEYDLFKNRNNK
- the upp gene encoding uracil phosphoribosyltransferase yields the protein MKNFIFNHPLISDKLSKMRDVNTDYYFFKQLLTEITTLMMYEVGKDYELEEITVETPLTKTQAKKLKHNFVIVPILRAGLGMVDGVHNIIPTARVGHIGLYRDEKTFKPVEYYSKFPATMSDAHVIVLDPMLATGASVVKAIEMIKKIKPKSIKYMGLLGAPEGLKVLNNEHPDVDVYLACLDEKLNDHNYIYPGLGDAGDRIFGTK
- a CDS encoding MIP family Ig-specific serine endopeptidase; this translates as MAFNKKIIKWPFLLAGLTALSTTVSSCALFDIFNDVYGSGSVNDKTTNKNLSATLPVGDYKKIYDITFSLEFNNSGGYNPSRQKSSPETTGVERSRAYRVFGTGWLFDWQSNPVDENDPNAKWTGYFATNLHVAEALLNPNDNKHYRPSWYGNRQPLSGVDQTLYFNLGKWDEDLAVKNKHDAKTLTYAPLSSLPKTVYTATEFYKESPDWISTIKEETPGIREYIDFAVISITLNLSWEKSADGRKIYKYNDERKLYERWIVKAMDTAKKIWKGNSDFSQPASPNRRNDELTNESVETPEGNYSTGFFDRNDYTSVNSDLSKLNVYLGGYPYYSSWSSTPQYTKYSVDLSNGRKFPVSSDPKGSPGWTINASNTNDISGKNIAIHSDLSVAGGIRGGIYNADIAKNFQLVYRNIKYKQYGYGYIIKDSNLSAGSSGSLALTSNNKALGIYFGTVSVDQNTEANFGLVASLYNPRNITVSVQTKPTQFENDTIRPYDLIYGNEYMKSDYGSYISSVKTLKLPTTRLLAKMVDGNYESDQDTPNNDNDNAANELNSNNLSANDTDAWRNTASKNPDSVKQNQPNNQPVNSKPSIDNNPSRTPDRTNNSNQNPPRTTRPVSGMNGNDKQTSPKPVPSKPNSKPTNEPSSQPNGGSNKPAPEVPSGLPTGSFPGLLNNLPNGIPPGTFPAGVENLNPTDIAALLGLLAGNGKSGSSLSDLSNFFKR